Proteins from one Bufo gargarizans isolate SCDJY-AF-19 chromosome 8, ASM1485885v1, whole genome shotgun sequence genomic window:
- the SRL gene encoding sarcalumenin isoform X2, with translation MKGPGLFCCCLAALLLFVGAECQVPEDVGPFADGQTGVVDTSLDDKSLHADQILTENSLVLSYTEGLEPETHEIKQQDCGPATRERQEKQNITPGASLCDPVNIEDDAGKEPENERGQDVTIDKEPEEVLSEGFSEEVITETDVVVENLESENLPGKSGDNKPIETEAESLLDVKEQSKGKSEGDVTEVRLPIAEEEEEDTATLDTEEEQEELDEETDTGGEEPSEEQPEESEEIAVDAENDTNGSEASEEKHEESENPDVKTYKNGGDSSEEEQEESEETEVDAEIDTNGGDSSEEEQEESEETEVDAEIDTNGGDSSEEEQEESEETEVDAEIDTNGGDSSEEEQEESEETEVDAEIDTNGGDSSEEEQEESEETEVDAEIDTNGGDSSEEEQEESEETEVDAEIDTNGGDSSEEEQEESEETEVDAEIDTNRGDSSEEEQEETEEPEPDAEADTDVGEEEVEEEAKEPELDAEDQEGAEEPVLDTNTNGQESPEEERKTEGTELDINEGQPSEEREEDTHVDEHNENISEETEEKVSDIEGSIKEVTLEEQVEELGNTETKSAEELKDSSEKVGNSPLKPISEDQVSAGREIDEEKMLLAKQTVKSSSPSKQSQRQAPKSRSRRLKDDVEDAEEFPRRDRSHIDNTLKLAEEKPADDYTVALQKLRKIYHSSIKPMELSYKYNELRQYEITDGEITSKPMVLFLGPWSVGKSTMINYLLGLDETPHQLYTGAEPTTSEFTVLMHGPKLKTIEGIVMAADSARSFSPLEKFGQNFLEKLIGIEIPHKLLERVTLVDTPGIIENRKQQERGYPFNDVCQWFIDRADLIFVVFDPTKLDVGLELEMLFRQLKGRESQIRIILNKADSLATQELMRVYGALFWSLAPLINVTEPPRVYVSSFWPEDYQPETHRELFLKEEISLLEDLTQVIENRLENKIAFIRQHAIRVRIHALLVDRYLHTYKDKMTFFSDGELVFKDILEDPDKFFIFKSILAKTNVSKFDLPNREAYKDFFGVNSVTSFKLLSQQCSYMGGCLLEKIERAITRELPDLIGSISKKPSNLNCDVTGCGEAPKNRYKKH, from the exons AATGTCAAGTCCCTGAGGATGTTGGACCTTTTGCTGATGGACAGACAGGTGTGGTGGACACCAGCTTGGATGACAAGTCTCTTCACGCTGATCAGATTCTTACAGAGAACAGTCTGGTGTTGTCCTATACTGAAGGCCTTGAGCCAGAAACACATGAGATAAAGCAACAGGATTGTGGACCAGCGACTAGGGAGAGGcaagaaaaacaaaatataacTCCAGGTGCATCTCTCTGTGATCCTGTTAATATTGAAGATGATGCAGGAAAGGAACCCGAAAATGAACGAGGTCAAGATGTGACCATAGATAAAGAACCTGAAGAAGTCCTAAGTGAaggcttcagtgaagaagtcattacagaaacagatgtagtTGTGGAGAATTTAGAGTCAGAGAACCTTCCTGGAAAATCGGGAGATAACAAACCAATTGAAACTGAAGCAGAGTCATTACTGGATGTCAAGGAACAGAGTAAAGGAAAATCAGAAGGTGATGTAACTGAAGTCAGGTTACCAATtgcagaagaagaagaagaagatacAGCAACTTTAGATACAGAGGAAGAGCAAGAAGAATTAGATGAGGAAACTGATACAGGTGGAGAAGAGCCATCAGAAGAACAGCCAGAAGAATCTGAAGAGATAGCAGTAGATGCTGAGAATGATACAAATGGAAGTGAAGCTTCTGAAGAAAAGCATGAAGAGTCCGAAAACCCAGATGTTAAGACTTACAAAAATGGAGGTGATTCTTCTGAAGAAGAACAAGAAGAATCTGAAGAGACAGAGGTAGATGCTGAGATTGATACCAATGGAGGTGATTCTTCTGAAGAAGAACAGGAAGAATCTGAAGAGACAGAGGTAGATGCTGAGATTGATACCAATGGTGGTGATTCTTCTGAAGAAGAACAGGAAGAATCTGAAGAGACAGAGGTAGATGCTGAGATTGATACCAATGGAGGTGATTCTTCTGAAGAAGAACAGGAAGAATCTGAAGAGACAGAGGTAGATGCTGAGATTGATACCAATGGAGGTGATTCTTCTGAAGAAGAACAGGAAGAATCTGAAGAGACAGAGGTAGATGCTGAGATTGATACCAATGGAGGTGATTCTTCTGAAGAAGAACAGGAAGAATCTGAGGAGACAGAGGTAGATGCTGAGATTGATACCAATGGAGGTGATTCTTCTGAAGAAGAACAGGAAGAATCTGAAGAGACAGAGGTAGATGCTGAGATTGATACCAATAGAGGTGATTCTTCTGAAGAAGAACAAGAAGAGACTGAAGAACCAGAACCTGATGCTGAGGCTGATACAGATGTTGGTGAAGAagaagtggaggaagaggccaaagAACCAGAGTTAGATGCAGAAGAccaagaaggggcagaggaaccAGTGTTAGATACTAATACAAATGGGCAAGAGTCtccagaagaagaaagaaaaactgAAGGAACAGAGttagatataaatgagggacaacCCTCAGAAGAAAGGGAGGAAGATACACATGTTGATGAACATAATGAGAATATATCAGAAGAGACAGAAGAAAAAGTATCAGACATAGAAGGCAGCATAAAAGAAGTGACTCTGGAAGAACAGGTAGAGGAACTAGGGAATACAGAAACAAAGAGTGCAGAAGAATTGAAAGATTCTTCTGAGAAAGTTGGCAACTCACCGTTAAAACCAATTAGTGAGGATCAGGTATCTGCTGGAAGGGAGATCGATGAAGAGAAAATGCTTCTGGCCAAACAAACAGTGAAGTCATCTTCTCCTTCTAAACAATCCCAGAGACAAGCTCCTAAGTCAAGATCAAGGAGACTAAAAG ATGATGTGGAAGATGCGGAAGAATTCCCCAGAAGGGACAGAAGCCACATAGACAACACCTTGAAACTTGCAGAAGAGAAACCGGCAGATGATTATACAG TGGCACTGCAGAAACTGAGGAAAATTTACCACTCTTCTATCAAACCCATGGAACTGTCTTACAAATACAACGAGCTGAGACAGTATGAGATCACAG ATGGAGAGATCACTTCTAAACCAATGGTGTTGTTTTTGGGACCGTGGAGCGTTGGCAAGTCCACCATGATCAACTACCTCTTGGGGTTGGATGAAACCCCCCATCAACTGTATACAG GTGCTGAACCCACAACTTCTGAATTTACTGTCCTCATGCATGGGCCAAAGCTGAAGACCATTGAGGGTATTGTGATGGCTGCTGATAGTGCTCGTTCCTTTTCTCCACTGGAAAAATTTGGGCAGAACTTTTTGGAGAAGCTTATTGGCATTGAGATTCCTCATAAACTCTTGGAAAGAGTGACATTAGTGGATACTCCTGGTATCATTGAGAACCGAAAACAACAAGAAAGAG GTTATCCATTCAATGATGTATGCCAATGGTTTATTGACAGAGCCGATCTCATTTTTGTCGTATTTGACCCAACCAAACTAGATGTGGGTCTGGAGTTGGAGATGCTCTTCAGACAGCTGAAGGGACGTGAGTCTCAGATCCGTATCATCCTAAACAAGGCTGATAGCTTGGCCACACAAGAACTTATGAGGGTATATGGTGCTCTCTTCTGGAGTCTGGCACCTCTCATCAATGTTACTGAGCCACCTAGAGTCTACGTCAGCTCTTTCTGGCCAGAAGACTATCAGCCAGAAACACACAGGGAGTTATTCCTTAAAGAAGAGATTTCCCTTCTTGAAGATCTCACTCAAGTCATCGAGAACAGACTTGAAAACAAGATAGCTTTTATTCGTCAGCATGCTATTAGAGTCCGTATCCATGCTTTGCTGGTAGACCGCTACCTTCATACCTACAAGGACAAGATGACATTCTTTAGTGATGGAGAACTTGTGTTCAAGGACATACTAGAGGATCCAGATAAATTCTTTATCTTCAAGTCCATCTTGGCTAAAACCAATGTTAGCAAGTTTGACCTTCCTAACCGCGAGGCCTACAAAGATTTCTTTGGAGTAAACTCCGTTACAAGCTTCAAGCTTCTGTCCCAGCAATGCTCCTACATGGGTGGCTGCCTCCTTGAGAAGATCGAAAGAGCCATAACACGTGAGCTTCCAGATCTCATTGGCAGCATCAGTAAAAAGCCTTCAAATCTCAACTGTGATGTGACCGGTTGTGGAGAAGCACCAAAGAACCGTTATAAAAAACATTAA
- the SRL gene encoding sarcalumenin isoform X1 — MKGPGLFCCCLAALLLFVGAECQVPEDVGPFADGQTGVVDTSLDDKSLHADQILTENSLVLSYTEGLEPETHEIKQQDCGPATRERQEKQNITPGASLCDPVNIEDDAGKEPENERGQDVTIDKEPEEVLSEGFSEEVITETDVVVENLESENLPGKSGDNKPIETEAESLLDVKEQSKGKSEGDVTEVRLPIAEEEEEDTATLDTEEEQEELDEETDTGGEEPSEEQPEESEEIAVDAENDTNGSEASEEKHEESENPDVKTYKNGGDSSEEEQEESEETEVDAEIDTNGGDSSEEEQEESEETEVDAEIDTNGGDSSEEEQEESEETEVDAEIDTNGGDSSEEEQEESEETEVDAEIDTNGGDSSEEEQEESEETEVDAEIDTNGGDSSEEEQEESEETEVDAEIDTNGGDSSEEEQEESEETEVDAEIDTNRGDSSEEEQEETEEPEPDAEADTDVGEEEVEEEAKEPELDAEDQEGAEEPVLDTNTNGQESPEEERKTEGTELDINEGQPSEEREEDTHVDEHNENISEETEEKVSDIEGSIKEVTLEEQVEELGNTETKSAEELKDSSEKVGNSPLKPISEDQVSAGREIDEEKMLLAKQTVKSSSPSKQSQRQAPKSRSRRLKDDVEDAEEFPRRDRSHIDNTLKLAEEKPADDYTVALQKLRKIYHSSIKPMELSYKYNELRQYEITAYHGRSLADSAADGEITSKPMVLFLGPWSVGKSTMINYLLGLDETPHQLYTGAEPTTSEFTVLMHGPKLKTIEGIVMAADSARSFSPLEKFGQNFLEKLIGIEIPHKLLERVTLVDTPGIIENRKQQERGYPFNDVCQWFIDRADLIFVVFDPTKLDVGLELEMLFRQLKGRESQIRIILNKADSLATQELMRVYGALFWSLAPLINVTEPPRVYVSSFWPEDYQPETHRELFLKEEISLLEDLTQVIENRLENKIAFIRQHAIRVRIHALLVDRYLHTYKDKMTFFSDGELVFKDILEDPDKFFIFKSILAKTNVSKFDLPNREAYKDFFGVNSVTSFKLLSQQCSYMGGCLLEKIERAITRELPDLIGSISKKPSNLNCDVTGCGEAPKNRYKKH; from the exons AATGTCAAGTCCCTGAGGATGTTGGACCTTTTGCTGATGGACAGACAGGTGTGGTGGACACCAGCTTGGATGACAAGTCTCTTCACGCTGATCAGATTCTTACAGAGAACAGTCTGGTGTTGTCCTATACTGAAGGCCTTGAGCCAGAAACACATGAGATAAAGCAACAGGATTGTGGACCAGCGACTAGGGAGAGGcaagaaaaacaaaatataacTCCAGGTGCATCTCTCTGTGATCCTGTTAATATTGAAGATGATGCAGGAAAGGAACCCGAAAATGAACGAGGTCAAGATGTGACCATAGATAAAGAACCTGAAGAAGTCCTAAGTGAaggcttcagtgaagaagtcattacagaaacagatgtagtTGTGGAGAATTTAGAGTCAGAGAACCTTCCTGGAAAATCGGGAGATAACAAACCAATTGAAACTGAAGCAGAGTCATTACTGGATGTCAAGGAACAGAGTAAAGGAAAATCAGAAGGTGATGTAACTGAAGTCAGGTTACCAATtgcagaagaagaagaagaagatacAGCAACTTTAGATACAGAGGAAGAGCAAGAAGAATTAGATGAGGAAACTGATACAGGTGGAGAAGAGCCATCAGAAGAACAGCCAGAAGAATCTGAAGAGATAGCAGTAGATGCTGAGAATGATACAAATGGAAGTGAAGCTTCTGAAGAAAAGCATGAAGAGTCCGAAAACCCAGATGTTAAGACTTACAAAAATGGAGGTGATTCTTCTGAAGAAGAACAAGAAGAATCTGAAGAGACAGAGGTAGATGCTGAGATTGATACCAATGGAGGTGATTCTTCTGAAGAAGAACAGGAAGAATCTGAAGAGACAGAGGTAGATGCTGAGATTGATACCAATGGTGGTGATTCTTCTGAAGAAGAACAGGAAGAATCTGAAGAGACAGAGGTAGATGCTGAGATTGATACCAATGGAGGTGATTCTTCTGAAGAAGAACAGGAAGAATCTGAAGAGACAGAGGTAGATGCTGAGATTGATACCAATGGAGGTGATTCTTCTGAAGAAGAACAGGAAGAATCTGAAGAGACAGAGGTAGATGCTGAGATTGATACCAATGGAGGTGATTCTTCTGAAGAAGAACAGGAAGAATCTGAGGAGACAGAGGTAGATGCTGAGATTGATACCAATGGAGGTGATTCTTCTGAAGAAGAACAGGAAGAATCTGAAGAGACAGAGGTAGATGCTGAGATTGATACCAATAGAGGTGATTCTTCTGAAGAAGAACAAGAAGAGACTGAAGAACCAGAACCTGATGCTGAGGCTGATACAGATGTTGGTGAAGAagaagtggaggaagaggccaaagAACCAGAGTTAGATGCAGAAGAccaagaaggggcagaggaaccAGTGTTAGATACTAATACAAATGGGCAAGAGTCtccagaagaagaaagaaaaactgAAGGAACAGAGttagatataaatgagggacaacCCTCAGAAGAAAGGGAGGAAGATACACATGTTGATGAACATAATGAGAATATATCAGAAGAGACAGAAGAAAAAGTATCAGACATAGAAGGCAGCATAAAAGAAGTGACTCTGGAAGAACAGGTAGAGGAACTAGGGAATACAGAAACAAAGAGTGCAGAAGAATTGAAAGATTCTTCTGAGAAAGTTGGCAACTCACCGTTAAAACCAATTAGTGAGGATCAGGTATCTGCTGGAAGGGAGATCGATGAAGAGAAAATGCTTCTGGCCAAACAAACAGTGAAGTCATCTTCTCCTTCTAAACAATCCCAGAGACAAGCTCCTAAGTCAAGATCAAGGAGACTAAAAG ATGATGTGGAAGATGCGGAAGAATTCCCCAGAAGGGACAGAAGCCACATAGACAACACCTTGAAACTTGCAGAAGAGAAACCGGCAGATGATTATACAG TGGCACTGCAGAAACTGAGGAAAATTTACCACTCTTCTATCAAACCCATGGAACTGTCTTACAAATACAACGAGCTGAGACAGTATGAGATCACAG CTTATCATGGACGTAGCCTTGCTGACTCGGCCGCAG ATGGAGAGATCACTTCTAAACCAATGGTGTTGTTTTTGGGACCGTGGAGCGTTGGCAAGTCCACCATGATCAACTACCTCTTGGGGTTGGATGAAACCCCCCATCAACTGTATACAG GTGCTGAACCCACAACTTCTGAATTTACTGTCCTCATGCATGGGCCAAAGCTGAAGACCATTGAGGGTATTGTGATGGCTGCTGATAGTGCTCGTTCCTTTTCTCCACTGGAAAAATTTGGGCAGAACTTTTTGGAGAAGCTTATTGGCATTGAGATTCCTCATAAACTCTTGGAAAGAGTGACATTAGTGGATACTCCTGGTATCATTGAGAACCGAAAACAACAAGAAAGAG GTTATCCATTCAATGATGTATGCCAATGGTTTATTGACAGAGCCGATCTCATTTTTGTCGTATTTGACCCAACCAAACTAGATGTGGGTCTGGAGTTGGAGATGCTCTTCAGACAGCTGAAGGGACGTGAGTCTCAGATCCGTATCATCCTAAACAAGGCTGATAGCTTGGCCACACAAGAACTTATGAGGGTATATGGTGCTCTCTTCTGGAGTCTGGCACCTCTCATCAATGTTACTGAGCCACCTAGAGTCTACGTCAGCTCTTTCTGGCCAGAAGACTATCAGCCAGAAACACACAGGGAGTTATTCCTTAAAGAAGAGATTTCCCTTCTTGAAGATCTCACTCAAGTCATCGAGAACAGACTTGAAAACAAGATAGCTTTTATTCGTCAGCATGCTATTAGAGTCCGTATCCATGCTTTGCTGGTAGACCGCTACCTTCATACCTACAAGGACAAGATGACATTCTTTAGTGATGGAGAACTTGTGTTCAAGGACATACTAGAGGATCCAGATAAATTCTTTATCTTCAAGTCCATCTTGGCTAAAACCAATGTTAGCAAGTTTGACCTTCCTAACCGCGAGGCCTACAAAGATTTCTTTGGAGTAAACTCCGTTACAAGCTTCAAGCTTCTGTCCCAGCAATGCTCCTACATGGGTGGCTGCCTCCTTGAGAAGATCGAAAGAGCCATAACACGTGAGCTTCCAGATCTCATTGGCAGCATCAGTAAAAAGCCTTCAAATCTCAACTGTGATGTGACCGGTTGTGGAGAAGCACCAAAGAACCGTTATAAAAAACATTAA